ATACCTCCCAGCATTTCCTCTACCTCGTCCGGGAGGGCGGATACGCCATCCGCTACGGCGTCGGCCTCGGCCGCGCCGGCTTCGAATGGGCGGGCCGCGCCGAGATCCGCTGGAAGCAACGGTGGCCGAAGTGGACGCCGCCGGACGAGATGATCGCGCGCGATCCGAAGTTGGAAAAGTATAGCGTCCGCAACGGCGGCATGCCGCCCGGCCTCGAAAACCCCCTCGGCGCCCGCGCGCTCTACATCTTCCAGGGCAACGAGGACACACTCTATCGCGTCCACGGGTCGCCGGAATGGTGGTCGATCGGCAAGTCGGTCTCTTCCGGCTGCGTGCGCCTGATCAACCAGGACATCATCGACCTCTACGACCGAGTGCCGCAGCAGTCCCCGATCCTCGTCACCAGCGGCGTCGGCGCGCCCGTCGCCACCAGCCCACTGGACCAGGGCGTCCCCATCGACACCGGGGTGCCGGCCGGATCGGTGCTGCTCGGCAGGGCGTGAGTGAGACGGTTCCACCAGTTGGCCGCTTCTCCGTACTGTTGGACAACCGCATTTCCTGGTGCGGCGACGGTCGATCTTGAGCACCCGCCGGCAGTGGGGTTGCGCAACGATGCGATTGGTGATCCTCTGATTTTCAGCAATTCCGTCAGTTTCTTGGAAAATTGCTGAAATGGTGTTATTGCAAGAACTTAACGGCGACCAAAGCCGAGAATTGATCAATACGACGCAGCGTTTCTCCGCCTTCGTGGAGGCAAACAAGCGCGCGAATGGCTATCGTGGTTCGATGTCGTTCGTTATGCGAAGCGGCACAGAATAC
This portion of the Mesorhizobium shangrilense genome encodes:
- a CDS encoding L,D-transpeptidase, with the protein product MAHLSPALSRRRLLAGAAAAAASATLAACTSTRQQPPVAQAIRPEIGGSYAMMYGPVSDNGYDIPAVPFEKIDPQFLRQVVDDPTGEMPGTIVVDTSQHFLYLVREGGYAIRYGVGLGRAGFEWAGRAEIRWKQRWPKWTPPDEMIARDPKLEKYSVRNGGMPPGLENPLGARALYIFQGNEDTLYRVHGSPEWWSIGKSVSSGCVRLINQDIIDLYDRVPQQSPILVTSGVGAPVATSPLDQGVPIDTGVPAGSVLLGRA